The genomic segment TGCAAAAGCTAAATCTGATAGTACTACTGGTTCTCACCAGAGCTGTCTTTTGAAGATTTTCGAGTCAGGCAAACATGTTCCTCTTGGAAAAAAGCCTCTGGCACTGTTATGCATTAACCAACAAACTGAAGAATCCAATATTCCAAATTCAGAGATGGTTGATGCTGCAAAGAAGTTGGCTTTCATTAGGGATCTTCCCAGCTATCTTCGTTCGCATGCACATCATCTTCTGATGGAAGCTGGCTGGGAAATTGAGGTACACAAGAGGAAAGATGGgacaaaaatagatttcattTACAAATTACCTGAAGAAGGACTATGTTTATATTCACTCCCTAAAGCTTGGGTATCATGTGGTAAGATCTTATCTGCTGACACACAGGCCTCAGAAGAGGATGAAAACGGAAGACAGTGGGTCAGTATCGATGAATTTTGGTTTGACTTGACAGATACTTTGGGACACATTGAAAAGGGCATTCAGCAACCAGGAAAGTCTCTATCACTTCTAGACAGGTGGAAGATACTTGATCCATTCATGGCTGTCATATGCATTGACAAAAAGATCCGTGCCCTGCGGGAGGGAAATGCATTGAAAGCTGTGAATAGTGCAACAGTTATGCTTACAGGGAAGGCGAATATGACCTTGGCAGCAAAGGGTGTAGTCAGAGTTCAAGATAACCTTGGGAAACCCGATTCACATTTATTGTGCAGATCAAAAAGGAGTCTTCTGCCAAATCCCATGCCTGATAGCAAGTCCAAGGTGAAAGGAGGTTCACGCATTCGACAAGTATCTGTCCCACAAAGTTGTCACGATTTGAGAAGTAAGCATAAATGTCGTCAAGCAAAGAATAAAACTTATTGTGGAGCAGCTGTACAAAACAGAAGCCTTAGAACCCTCACCAGGCGCATAGGCAAGGGGTTTCATGATGCTAAGGGTTTTCATGGCATTAGTTCCAATGCTACAAGTCTTCATAATAAAACAAATCTATTATGCAGTAACCATAAATCAAGTCAGAGAAAATCATGCATATCTGTTCCCATAAATTTTGCAGAAAATAttctttcatgcaaaaaaatcaaCTCCGTGGAATCAAAAACACTGGCACCTCATTCTCCTAGATCTGCAGTAGATGCTTGTTTGAATAAATCTGTTGATTCTTCAGCTGAAGAAGGTGGcttatctttgagtcctgatGGGAAGTTGCTTGTGGGGAATCAACCTTGTGGAGAAACAACAATTGACGCGCAGATGCTAGTTGTTAATTCTAGAGAGAAGAGTGCATATCAAGGAAGGGATGGGTTCTGTAAGAAAGTGGAACTTGCTCATGAGGATGCATGGAATAGTTTTGTGAAAATAGTTGATCAGCAAGAGAAATTGGAGTCCTCTGTTTTTCTTGGTGGCGGTGTCAGAAAAGGTTTTAGTTGTGAAGAAAGTGACAAGAATGGAGCTGCTTTGGATTGTCCAACCATTTGTGAGAAAATATGCACATCGGTTCAGGAAAAGAAGTTAAATGAAGTGACACAAAACAAGAATTCCTCTGAAGACTCTTGGAGCTTACTGACACAAGAAGACAAGATGTCCTCTGGAGACTCTGGGAGCTTATTCATAGTAAACCGGGCTTCTCAACATCTGATGCCAGAGCAGCAAGTGTTATATCTTTATCCCCAGGAGGGAACTCCTTGTTTTAGTATGGATGATAGGTGTAGGCAACAGCTGTCTACTCATGTAAGTATGCCTGAGACCATGGGAGGAATGAATATGCAGCAGGAAATGCAATCTTCAGTCGATCAATCGAGCCTCACTAGAGGACTTTTTCGTTTTGGCTTAGATGGAAGTACTGTACAAAATGTGAACATTCCAATACAGTGGGTAGAGCTCAATCCAGCCCCCAAAGAAAACCCCAACTTAGCTGAAAAAGTAGTTCCAACAATCTTCTTAAAGGATTCTGAGTATCAAAAGGAGGATAATGCGAGAACCTCAGGAACTTCAGAGTCTGAAATGAGGCAAACTTCTGCATCTATTTCAACTAAAATGGCGCACAACAAgtctaagaaaatttcagaagtcgAAGCAGTCAAAGTAACCGACATTAATGTTGCAGCAAAGCCAACTAATAGAAATTGCATGGAGGTGCTTGATCTTGATATTGATGGTAAGGTCCAGAATCATCTGTTTCCAGTTAACCAGGTGGAGGGTCCTGTATTGAGATTGGAATCAACTTCTGACTGCTTAAAGAACTCAGTCTGCCTCAAAAAGCAGTGCTGCAATACTTCAACAATTGGGGTAGGGCATACATCTGCAGTACTGGAAGATGGTTCAGCAATAAAGATACGTAAAGAGCCCCCAAAATCAGAAATCAAGGTAGGCATGCAAAGTAACAAAGACAAAAAGGTTGATGCAATGATGTCTTTGGAGGATGAATCTGGAGGCACTTTGTCAAAAGTAACGGATAATAAGATAGCTGGTGTTCAAAAATCAACAACATGCAAGGATAATGCAGTAGAGGCAAGCTCCAAGATATCCACCTCTATCATGTTATCCCATCCTACATACGATGAAAGTATAGAATTGATTAATGTGTTAGATGATAACAAGCTTCCTTCAGAACATTTTGGTGAGAAGAAGTCTGATGAAGATTTACTTCTTGCCAATGGTGAGTCTCCAGATGTTGGGGACAACCAAGGTGTTATCAAGGCAAAGAAATCTGAATTCCGTAGGGAAAATAggcataagagatggagggtttGCCAGTTTGATGATGACGATCTTCTGATGGCTGTtatcatatataaatattaCTGGTCTAACGGTAGGAAGTCTGCTTCCAAGACAAGGTTGTTGAAATTAAATGCTTTGAGAAAGCTCAAAAGTCGAGGGGGTGGTAAAAAATTACTCATGCAAACTCCTGGAAAAGGTGGAAAACACTCTGCTGATGGGAAACAATTATTCTTAGGAGCAAGAACAGTGTTTTGCAGGTTGATTGATATGGGTGTCATATCTATAAACAATGTCATCCACTATTGGAATCCAAAGAACAATACAGTGGTAAAGGATGGGCGAGTTACTAGGGATGGAATTCTCTGTAAATGCTGCAGCAAGATTCTCTCTGTATCTGACTTTAAGGTTCACGCAGGTTTCAAGTTACAGAGACCCTCCTTGAATCTTTTCACGGGCCCTGGTAAGCCATACACCCTTTGTCAGCTTCAAGCCTGGTCTATCGAGTACAAGTCTAGGAAAGATAATATGCAGACAATGGAAGCTATGGAGGTGGATGAAAGTGATGATAGTTGTGTGCTTTGTGGTGATGGTGGTGAACTAATATGCTGTGATAATTGCCCCTCTACCTATCATCAAGCATGCTTGCCCTCACAGGTTTGTTGTATGCCAGTATGTGCATTtcattaaatttatttaatagtAAAGTCCTTGCCATGTTTAGGCAATCAGTGAGCATTGATGGCCAATAGTATCCCATCTGCTTGAGTTTGAGGCGCATCTTGGGACCGGATAGATGTCCGCCACATATCCCAGCGTGTACCTCTTCCTTTGCTTGTTGGGCTTTTTCTATATTGTTTGTAACTGTTTTTAATGCTGATTTAGGAAGCTATTATCGACTAGCAGTTAATATATGTCTCCAGTTTCCATCATTCAGTTGTCTGTTGAAAGCATGGCTTATAGTACTGGTGCATACTGGCTATACCATATTGTACCGGTACCAATATGCCTTTCATTACCATACCATGCTGACATACCATGCTGACACATGGTACAGCATCTCAGATCTGCTGTGCCAGCACCAGCAGGCATACCACATGGCTATGGTATCATTCTCGTAGTTTCatcttgctctatttatttttatatagtaTCCTCTATGTTAACTTCAAAACAATTATGAATGTGGGACTGCACAGCCTGTAGATTTGAGGATCATGATTAAATAATTCTGTCAGAGCGAATGTTTATGCATTATCATAGGAACAAGAGGCAAAGTTGAATCATCGAATGAAGTGAATGAGCATATTAACTTGATATTGAGAACTATTTAATGAATTGATGTCGTAGTGGATGACTGTTTTTTGGTAACATTTCATTGATAAACTAGTGAAGCGAACAGTGGGAGACATGCACATGTTGTTCCTGTTACATATTCATGATTGGCATGAATGTCATCCCTGTTAATGTTATCTTTGATTTGCCTCAATTATTCATTTTATTTGTTGAGAGAAAGAAGCAACCATCATCATGTATTAT from the Phoenix dactylifera cultivar Barhee BC4 chromosome 14, palm_55x_up_171113_PBpolish2nd_filt_p, whole genome shotgun sequence genome contains:
- the LOC113462352 gene encoding increased DNA methylation 1-like, with amino-acid sequence MVAQNQSMPLGSMEEETLEKLFGREILGLAKDGLEGSQEERRIYTEVFFENRIKGRNSCDVSGTMEFQPDEGSKMKTLGNYNRESSVPMSSAKRSSGETLKHFKMGLGEIGGSGYFVDISSSWARSDAQNMNGKRLKLSPVEDLSYKDNDTRQKLDDTCNELMHLGTSNVIPSIFLSNSSDVCQQIPCRIVESFGQGFISSYYMIDIQCTMNGFDNNGDPKCKSKSKQTGSDKVFAKAKSDSTTGSHQSCLLKIFESGKHVPLGKKPLALLCINQQTEESNIPNSEMVDAAKKLAFIRDLPSYLRSHAHHLLMEAGWEIEVHKRKDGTKIDFIYKLPEEGLCLYSLPKAWVSCGKILSADTQASEEDENGRQWVSIDEFWFDLTDTLGHIEKGIQQPGKSLSLLDRWKILDPFMAVICIDKKIRALREGNALKAVNSATVMLTGKANMTLAAKGVVRVQDNLGKPDSHLLCRSKRSLLPNPMPDSKSKVKGGSRIRQVSVPQSCHDLRSKHKCRQAKNKTYCGAAVQNRSLRTLTRRIGKGFHDAKGFHGISSNATSLHNKTNLLCSNHKSSQRKSCISVPINFAENILSCKKINSVESKTLAPHSPRSAVDACLNKSVDSSAEEGGLSLSPDGKLLVGNQPCGETTIDAQMLVVNSREKSAYQGRDGFCKKVELAHEDAWNSFVKIVDQQEKLESSVFLGGGVRKGFSCEESDKNGAALDCPTICEKICTSVQEKKLNEVTQNKNSSEDSWSLLTQEDKMSSGDSGSLFIVNRASQHLMPEQQVLYLYPQEGTPCFSMDDRCRQQLSTHVSMPETMGGMNMQQEMQSSVDQSSLTRGLFRFGLDGSTVQNVNIPIQWVELNPAPKENPNLAEKVVPTIFLKDSEYQKEDNARTSGTSESEMRQTSASISTKMAHNKSKKISEVEAVKVTDINVAAKPTNRNCMEVLDLDIDGKVQNHLFPVNQVEGPVLRLESTSDCLKNSVCLKKQCCNTSTIGVGHTSAVLEDGSAIKIRKEPPKSEIKVGMQSNKDKKVDAMMSLEDESGGTLSKVTDNKIAGVQKSTTCKDNAVEASSKISTSIMLSHPTYDESIELINVLDDNKLPSEHFGEKKSDEDLLLANGESPDVGDNQGVIKAKKSEFRRENRHKRWRVCQFDDDDLLMAVIIYKYYWSNGRKSASKTRLLKLNALRKLKSRGGGKKLLMQTPGKGGKHSADGKQLFLGARTVFCRLIDMGVISINNVIHYWNPKNNTVVKDGRVTRDGILCKCCSKILSVSDFKVHAGFKLQRPSLNLFTGPGKPYTLCQLQAWSIEYKSRKDNMQTMEAMEVDESDDSCVLCGDGGELICCDNCPSTYHQACLPSQELPEGSWYCPKCSCEICGDVVNAMENSSTVAALECSLCERKYHTKCIKEMIACKGEVESDTWFCGQSCQEVHLGLRSRVGVTNCIDDGFSWMVLRCSHGYHKVQSAQKIALMAECNIKLAIALTIMEECFLPMVDPRTGIDIIPHVLYNWGSNRARLNHKGFYTVVLEKNDELVSVACIRVHGVLVAEMPLVATCTEHRRQGMCRRLIGVIEEMLKSLKVEMLVLSAIPDLVDTWTSVFGFEPIEDDEKQPLHNISFLTFPGTVLLKKSLRQATAKKSGEIREFYSNKDQSQNLGAFHEKTFSESCTSLPDMM